The following are encoded in a window of Pyrenophora tritici-repentis strain M4 chromosome 6, whole genome shotgun sequence genomic DNA:
- a CDS encoding mitochondrial import inner membrane translocase subunit tim10 gives MSMFFGQKPQISSEQKIAQAEAEIDMVSDMYSRLVKSCTAKCIDTSYREADLNKGESVCLDRCVSKFFEVNVKS, from the exons ATGTCAATGTTCTTCGGTCAAAAACCTCAAATCTCCTCGGAGCAAAAGATTGCACAGGCCGAGGCGGAAATCGACATGGTTTCTGACATGTACAGTCG CCTAGTCAAATCCTGCACGGCAAAATGCATAGACACATCGTACCGCGAGGCCGACCTGAACAAGGGCGAATCCGTGTGCCTGGACCGCTGCGTATCCAAGTTCTTCGAGGTCAATGTCAAG TCGTAG
- a CDS encoding AIR1, Arginine methyltransferase-interacting protein, contains RING Zn-finger codes for MSSLSRRACFKCGNVGHYAEVCSSSERLCYNCKQPGHESNGCPHPRTTETKQCYHCQGVGHVQADCPTLRLSGAGTSGRCYSCGLAGHLARNCPSPGMGRGAGAPRGGYGGGFRGGFAGGARPATCYKCGGPNHFARDCQAQAMKCYACGKLGHISRDCTAPNGGPLNTAGKTCYRCGETGHISRDCTQPEVNGDAATAAAAAPVVAPAPTAAVA; via the exons ATGTCTTCTCTATCTCGCCGTGCGTGCTTCAAGTGCGGTAATGTCGGGCACTATGCCG AGGTGTGCTCTTCGTCTGAGAGGCTCTGCTACAACT GCAAGCAGCCCGGCCACGAGTCCAACGGCTGCCCCCACCCCCGCACCACCGAGA CTAAGCAGTGCTACCACTGCCAGGGTGTCGGACACGTCCAGGCTGACTGCCCAACTCTGCGCCTGAGTGGGGCTGGTACGAGCGGACGCTGCTACAGCTGCGGTCTCGCTGGTCACCTTGCTCGCAACTGCCCCAGCCCAGGAATGGGTCGCGGCGCCGGTGCTCCCCGTGGCGGCTATGGAGGAGGCTTCAGGGGCGGTTTCGCTGGCGGCGCTCGCCCTGCCACTTGCTACAAGTGCGGTGGACCAAACCACTTTGCCCGTGACTGCCAGGCTCAGGCTATGAAATGCTACGCCTGCGGAAAGCTCG GACACATCTCCCGCGACTGCACCGCTCCCAACGGCGGACCCCTCAACACTGCCGGCAAGACTTGCTACCGCTGCGGCGAGACTGGCCACATCTCCCGGGACTGCACCCAGCCTGAGGTGAATGGCGATGCTGCCactgctgccgctgctgcaCCTGTTGTTGCGCCTGCTCCCACGGCTGCCGTTGCTTAG
- a CDS encoding RecA, RecA-RadA recombinase, translated as MPSSVASDDIIDDDGFIVDIDAIQAHGIGAVDIAKLKANGYYTIASVHSATRRNLLKIKGFSEIKVDKVKDAIGKCQPSGGGFQTAHELGQHRKRVIKISTGSKALDAVLGGGFQTMSISEVFGEFRCGKTQLSHTMSVITQLPKDMGGAEGKVAYIDTEGTFRPERIAQIAERFGVDPETAQDNITYARAVNSEHQMELLNKVAEFFVSNEYRLLIIDSIMALFRVDYTGRGELNERQQKLNQFLSKLTHVAEEFNVAVLLTNQVQSDPGASALFAGADGRKPIGGHILAHASATRILLRKGRGEERVAKIQDSPDMPEKEATYIITNGGINDPEKV; from the exons ATGCCCTCATCAGTTGCCAGCGACGACATAATCGACGAC GACGGCTTTATCGTTGACATTGACGCGATCCAAGCACATGGCATCGGTGCTGTCGATATTGCGAAGCTCAAGGCGAACGGCTACTACACAATTGCTTCCGTGCATTCAGCTACTCGTCGCAATTTGCTGAAGATCAAGGGATTCAGTGAGATCAAAGTCGACAAGGTCAAGGATGCTATCGGCAAATGTCAG CCTTCCGGAGGTGGCTTTCAGACTGCGCATGAGCTTGGTCAGCATCGGAAGCGCGTAATCAAGATCTCGACTGGCAGCAAGGCACTCGACGCTGTTCTCGGAGG TGGCTTCCAGACGATGAGTATCAGCGAAGTCTTTGGCGAGTTTCGTTGCGGAAAGACACAACTTTCGCATACCATGTCTGTCATCACACAGCTACCCAAAGATATGGGTGGTGCAGAGGGCAAAGTTGCCTACATTG ATACGGAAGGTACCTTTAGACCAGAGAGGATAGCTCAGATTGCAGAgcgatttggtgttgatcCAGAGACTG CCCAAGACAACATCACATACGCTCGCGCAGTCAATTCAGAGCACCAAATGGAGCTTCTCAACAAAGTCGCCGAGTTCTTCGTCAGCAATGAGTACCGGCTCCTGATCATCGACAGCATCATGGCCCTCTTCCGTGTCGACTATACTGGCCGTGGCGAGCTCAACGAGCGTCAACAAAAACTCAATCAGTTCCTCTCAAAACTGACGCACGTTGCTGAAG AATTCAACGTCGCCGTGCTTCTGACAAATCAAGTCCAAAGTGATCCAGGAGCAAGCGCTCTGTTCGCTGGTGCTGATGGCCGCAAGCCGATTGGTGGTCACATTCTCGCCCATGCTTCTGCTACGAGAATCCTACTTCGTAAGGGCCGAGGCGAGGAGCGTGTCGCAAAGATACAGGACTCTCCGG ACATGCCAGAGAAGGAAGCAACGTATATCATCACGAACGGAGGTATCAACGATCCGGAGAAGGTATAA
- a CDS encoding CaiD, Enoyl-CoA hydratase-carnithine racemase, which translates to MRDEIIHAYTLFNADDRVKCIVMTGHGRIFCAGADLDDGFGKGVHGGADAEKVQEHRDG; encoded by the coding sequence ATGCGCGACGAAATCATCCACGCCTACACCCTCTTCAACGCCGACGACCGCGTAAAATGCATCGTCATGACTGGTCATGGTCGTATCTTTTGCGCGGGCGCCGATCTGGACGATGGGTTTGGGAAGGGGGTTCATGGGGGGGCTGATGCTGAGAAGGTGCAGGAGCATAGGGATGGGTAG
- a CDS encoding CaiD, Enoyl-CoA hydratase-carnithine racemase gives MNMRIAHSSAKIGFVFARRGLVMEACSSYFLPRLIGHSRAMQAVTTGATYPASHRVWDGLFAETCEKSEDVLPRALELAEDVVRNTSVVSTYLMKEMMFRDKGSAEGQHLLDSRVIYELFGSPDNTEGVQSFMEKRPAVFTGTMENTNVTGYPWWMPLDTSARPRGAPTGRPKI, from the exons ATGAACATGCGCATCGCGCACTCCAGTGCGAAAATCGGTTTCGTCTTCGCCCGCCGCGGCCTCGTCATGGAAGCCTGCAGCTCGTACTTTTTACCGCGGCTAATCGGGCACTCGCGCGCCATGCAGGCGGTGACGACGGGGGCTACATACCCGGCGAGCCATCGGGTGTGGGACGGCTTGTTTGCCGAGACGTGTGAGAAGAGCGAGGATGTGTTACCCAGGGCGCTGGAGCTGGCGGAAGATGTGGTGCGGAATACGAGTGTGGTTAGTACGTATCTGATGAAGGAGATGATGTTTAGGGATAAGGGGAGTGCCGAGGGACAGCACTTGTTGGATAGTAGGGTGATTTATGAGTTGTTTGGGTCGCC AGATAACACTGAAGGGGTTCAGTCGTTCATGGAAAAGAGACCTGCGGTGTTTACTGGGACAATGGAGAATACTAACGTGACTGGGTATCCCTGGTGGATGCCATTGGATACATCGGCAAGGCCAAGGGGAGCACCGACAGGGAGGCCAAAGATCTAG
- a CDS encoding 60S ribosomal protein eL20: protein MARFQEYQIIGRHLPTESNTAPKIYRMRIFAPNEVVAKSRFWYFLGKLRKIKKANGEIVSVNQIHEKKPQKVKNFGIWIKYDSRSGTHNMYKEYREMSRVAAVDALYQDMAARHRSRFRSVQILKVVEVEKSDDIRRPYIKQLLTKNLKFPLPHRINKKAGKKVFSATRPSTFF from the exons ATGG CACGCTTCCAGGAATACCAGATTATCGGGCGCCATCTGCCTACCGAGAGCAACACTGCGCCCAAGATCTACCGTATGCGCATTTTTGCGCCTAACGAGGTCGTCGCCAAGTCACGGTTCTGGTACTTCCTTGGCAAGCTCCGCAAGATCAAGAAGGCCAACGGTGAGATCGTCTCGGTAAACCAG ATCCACGAGAAGAAGCCCCAGAAGGTCAAGAACTTCGGTATCTGGATCAAGTACGACTCGCGCTCCGGTACCCACAACATGTACAAGGAGTACCGTGAAATGTCCCGTGTCGCCGCTGTCGATGCTCTCTACCAGGACATGGCCGCCCGTCACCGATCGCGTTTCAGGTCCGTTCAG ATTCTCAAGGTCGTCGAGGTTGAGAAGTCAGACGACATCCGCCGACCATACATCAAGCAGCTCCTCACCAAGAACCTCAAGTTCCCGCTGCCCCACCGTATCAACAAGAAGGCCGGCAAGAAGGTCTTCTCCGCCACCCGACCTTCCACTTTCTTCTAA
- a CDS encoding COP9 signalosome complex subunit 12, giving the protein MQAALEPFHQAYASGLVEHVSAFFSPIPPSQDPGRLYEFYRASSEDKVEGDVRYGFRYNKNTRMTNKESGAWIEIITCFWRAINQVIKADEAANQGRLGEHQYIAVYDTWKDLTSNLIKHITAGVLPSWAIFVLYSTANHLRKIAIKADEHLAKSKSATLNTSFSDDIVTTVPQNQKLEEAARVFNRIFALCLGDRNPHPVETRKWGVYCIANLQFKTYFKLKAISLSKNVVRSIEAQSDLPPFKDYPRAHQVTYKYYLGVLSFLQEDYVKVCWQVG; this is encoded by the exons ATGCAAGCCGCACTCGAACCCTTCCACCAGGCCTACGCCAGTGGGCTGGTAGAGCATGTCTCAGCCTTCTTTAGTCCAATTCCGCCGTCGCAAGATCCCGGTCGACTATATGAATTCTACCGTGCATCAAGCGAAGACAAGGTCGAAGGCGACGTGCGTTATGGGTTCAGGTACAACAAGAACACGCGTATGACCAACAAAGAGAGCGGTGCTTGGATTGAGATTATTACCTGTTTCTGGCGCGCCATCAATCAGGTTATAAAGGCGGATGAGGCAGCAAACCAGGGAAGACTTGGTGAACATCAATACATTGCTGTATATGATACATGGAAGGACTTGACCAGCAACCTCATCAAGCATATAACAGCTGGCGTGCTACCATCATGGGCCATATTCGTCTTGTACTCCACCGCAAATCATCTTAGGAAGATAGCTATCAAAGCAGATGAGCACTTGGCCAAATCGAAATCAGCAACACTCAACACCAGCTTCTCAGACGATATCGTGACCACGGTTCCTCAAAACCAGAAGCTCGAGGAGGCAGCCAGAGTGTTTAACAGGATATTCGCCCTTTGCCTAGGTGACAG GAACCCACACCCTGTAGAGACGCGCAAGTGGGGTGTTTACTGCATAGCCAACCTCCAGTTCAAGACGTACTTTAAG TTGAAAGCCATTAGCCTGTCGAAGAACGTCGTACGATCGATCGAAGCACAGTCCGACCTACCTCCCTTTAAAGACTATCCGCGAGCGCACCAAGTGACTTACAAATACTATCTAGGGGTATTATCATTTCTGCAGGAAGATTATGTCAAGGTATGTTGGCAAGTTGGCTAG
- a CDS encoding COP9 signalosome complex subunit 12, producing MERSRDITLRNLLRKVYLAGGYDELKEGQTEQQRIRKSRVPIANFAAALRMGTAGEGSGQVLEDEEVECLLANQIYKGLMKGYISREHNMVVMNKKGAFPGTGV from the exons ATGGAGCGAAGTCGCGACATCACCCTGCGCAATCTCCTCCGCAAAGTCTACCTAGCCGGTGGCTACGACGAGCTAAAAGAGGGACAAACAGAACAGCAAAGAATAAGGAAGTCACGCGTCCCGATAGCAAACTTTGCGGCCGCGCTTAGAATGGGCACCGCAGGCGAAGGCAGCGGCCAGGTCTTGGAGGATGAGGAGGTAGAGTGTCTATTGGCGAACCAAATCTACAAG GGCCTCATGAAAGGCTACATCTCACGCGAGCACAACATGGTCGTCATGAACAAAAAGGGTGCATTCCCCGGAACAGGTGTCTGA
- a CDS encoding putative btb poz protein, with the protein MFSSSNRTRHQEGSFSKHRASKSKSSKKNPSFKESSRRAERLAQHAQTSSPQSNQTSPSLGSAIITISVGREQRLFAAHEDVLSHSPWFQALCNGQFFQTTNKRIDLPDEEPEVFSSILEYLYKGDYYPRMEYNKKRNSWNLEDNGTATQEAVIQSPTGPVLKDTVIYCQADKYGLQELKKLALKKQGLQSGVQCSTVLTSARYAYANTPDTDSKLRAHYLALIIRARHTFKRSGTMQVEMENGGKLFFDLFVAMVNHMDDLSAQ; encoded by the exons ATGTTCTCGTCATCCAACCGTACGCGACACCAGGAAGGTAGCTTCTCGAAGCATCGCGCAAGCAAATCAAAATCGTCCAAGAAGAACCCATCGTTCAAGGAATCATCAAGAAGAGCAGAGAGACTGGCACAACATGCTCAAACATCATCACCACAGTCCAACCAAACATCGCCGTCATTGGGAAG CGCGATCATCACGATATCAGTCGGTCGCGAACAACGTTTATTCGCAGCACACGAAGATGTCCTTTCCCACTCTCCCTGGTTCCAAGCCCTCTGCAACGGCCAATTCTTCCAAACCACCAACAAGCGCATCGACCTTCCCGACGAAGAACCCGAAGTCTTCTCTTCAATCCTCGAGTACCTCTACAAGGGTGACTACTACCCCCGTATGGAGTACAACAAGAAGCGCAACAGCTGGAACCTCGAAGACAACGGCACCGCCACGCAAGAAGCAGTCATCCAATCACCAACCGGTCCCGTACTAAAAGACACAGTCATCTACTGCCAGGCCGACAAATACGGACTCCAAGAGCTAAAGAAGCTGGCTCTCAAGAAACAAGGTCTTCAGTCTGGTGTCCAGTGTTCTACCGTCTTGACATCTGCTCGTTACGCCTACGCCAATACTCCAGACACCGACTCGAAGCTTCGTGCTCATTATCTTGCGCTCATCATTCGAGCTAGACACACGTTTAAGCGCAGTGGTACGATGCAGGTTGAAATGGAGAATGGTGGCAAGCTCTTCTTCGATCTCTTCGTTGCCATGGTAAACCACATGGACGACCTCTCTGCGCAGTAG
- a CDS encoding Tyrosinase multi-domain protein yields the protein MNMTPTIHSTANFLHWHRYYIWAYESALRTECAYTGYQPYWDWSRYPDLLNNSPIYSGDEYSMGGNGEAVGPHANLTLGPGQSLPAGPGGGCVTTGPFANLTIHLGPVFPTVDTKFNIPANPLATGYGDNPRCLRRDVSNFLTTNYLQPQHLVEHITSNANISTFQDTLQVNPSNSFAALHVAGHYSVWGDPGGDVFVSPGEPVFWLHHAQVDRHWWMWAMWREGEVKERTGMYEGGTNWFDLNSRRGTPEDEQELSVVAPAGKDFMKSRDLFSTTAGPFCYLYV from the exons ATGAATATGACGCCCACCATCCACTCAACCGCAAACTTCCTCCACTGGCACCGCTACTACATCTGGGCCTACGAATCCGCGCTGCGCACAGAATGCGCATACACCGGCTACCAACCCTACTGGGACTGGTCGCGGTACCCGGACCTGCTCAACAACAGCCCCATCTACTCTGGCGACGAATACAGCATGGGCGGCAACGGGGAAGCCGTCGGTCCCCACGCGAATCTAACTCTCGGACCGGGACAATCGTTACCAGCAGGACCCGGCGGCGGATGCGTAACCACAGGCCCCTTTGCAAACCTAACAATCCACCTCGGTCCCGTTTTCCCAACCGTAGATACAAAGTTCAACATCCCCGCCAACCCGCTGGCGACCGGCTACGGCGACAACCCGCGGTGTCTTCGTCGAGATGTTTCAAACTTCCTCACTACGAATTATCTCCAACCGCAACACCTCGTCGAGCACATCACGTCTAACGCCAACATCTCCACTTTCCAGGATACACTCCAGGTAAACCCGTCGAACAGCTTTGCCGCGCTGCATGTAGCGGGGCATTATAGCGTCTGGGGCGACCCCGGCGGCGATGTTTTTGTTAGTCCCGGTGAGCCTGTGTTTTGGCTGCATCATGCGCAGGTGGATCGGCATTGGTGGATGTGGGCCATGTGGCGGGAGGGCGAAGTGAAGGAGAGGACGGGGATGTATGAGG GCGGCACGAATTGGTTTGATCTGAATAGCCGAAGAGGTACACCAGAGGACGAGCAGGAGTTGAGTGTTGTGGCGCCGGCGGGTAAGGATTTTATGAAAAGCAGGGACTTGTTTAGTACGACTGCGGGGCCGTTTTGTTATCTGTATGTGTAG
- a CDS encoding Nucleopor-Nup85 domain containing protein: MSKGLFSTTRPTFDKPNSYGFGATSLFGSSPPKSPPKPISFEGIGSGSIGTSTSGRPPVQRGRPTSGTFRVPSVSSDDDQDSEDPPSASRRNKTQNRFAQSVASMTSANDDFPALVQPGAKQTQFDLQALAKGLASNNGKPALQESDQVILETETLIERAMESLHSDTPAQRTDVLASVAQELIKTWQTASKSNLRATTTSSRSGSATEILHASRLASLLLTLHHPPQFDLTQRASALSLVPARPESKHYTAIPRILLNWLNSTFSGVSEVDDVLKETRGYSRHPSYWEAVHITVVRGNFSQTLKLLQGAELQHAETAELDGLGGTGYSGKHLQYANHAVRQALDLLRECPAITSEDWDIKGHDWTIFRQRVQQTYVDLEEFSEGESASRHAMSQSFQAAHFGISQNQASFQLSVASRKAESKVPWSIYENLGKMYQLLLGNEQEILELSADWIEAVIGLGVWWNGEEEDQPQGSLAASRRSIMRSQRVRQVDVTPIKAYCQRLSASLAAVISNSDEDFGVNIVDRFEVGVACIFDDNMEGVLQILQSWSLTIATAVAELASVGEWFSNAKGLMDQFDQSDLMVLSYTEQQEPKGVTKDDLLVTYANLLASKEQLVGQEGQDSKEGWEIAVQILGRLDDSIAANERIERILNDLPLESSARVDKISQLCHDLGLAQHAVTIAQKYADHLRVNTESYGETLLYYARAHDAQKIQEVLRVLVAHCLVKSIAYPPLDELDESLHSLITSPKQTLTNLANMDPDAASLLSNHLSGYATIRKYFDLRDEEVLLKAGEKSAHRPMVRKRAAANALMVIIASAASSIRGGLYDPEIETVVQVDVLLPLLGEALIFVNQPKRTLTLRHLYDLLAAVEDFDTAPGMIRAQCEEVLSTTLLSAHDPHSSQQLPNPHHLLSKSTSNLTTASSQYSLIGSTDFGSQDGQSMEGSTVLVKDGHIDDSKRGWDWRKGFPKGAKSGDVIAVLRLGVAREIGRAFAEGEVTA, from the exons ATGAGCAAAGGTCTGTTCAGCACGACTCGCCCGACATTCGACAAGCCGAATAGCTACGGCTTTGGCGCCACCTCTCTGTTTGGAAGCTCGCCGCCCAAGTCACCGCCCAAGCCCATTTCCTTCGAAGGCATTGGATCTGGCTCAATAGGCACTTCCACCTCAGGCCGACCGCCAGTCCAGCGAGGCCGTCCCACGTCGGGCACTTTTCGCGTACCCAGCGTATCATCCGACGATG ACCAAGACTCTGAAGACCCGCCCTCTGCATCACGGCGAAACAAGACACAGAATAGATTCGCACAGTCCGTCGCCTCCATGACAAGCGCAAACGATGATTTCCCTGCACTAGTACAACCAGGCGCAAAACAGACACAATTCGATCTCCAGGCACTTGCCAAGGGCCTCGCGTCGAACAATGGCAAGCCAGCCCTGCAGGAATCGGATCAGGTCATACTGGAGACAGAGACCCTGATCGAAAGGGCCATGGAGTCGCTTCACTCAGACACACCCGCACAGCGGACTGACGTGCTCGCCTCGGTCGCCCAGGAGCTGATCAAAACATGGCAGACAGCATCCAAATCAAATCTTCGGGCTACCACCACATCAAGCCGTTCTGGGTCTGCAACAGAAATCCTGCACGCTAGTCGACTAGCATCGCTTCTCCTGACATTGCACCATCCACCGCAATTCGACTTGACCCAACGAGCCTCAGCCCTATCACTCGTGCCTGCACGCCCCGAGTCGAAACACTACACTGCAATCCCAAGGATATTGCTCAACTGGCTGAATAGCACATTCTCTGGTGTTTCCGAGGTGGACGATGTACTGAAAGAAACGCGTGGTTACTCCAGGCATCCTTCATATTGGGAGGCTGTACATATCACTGTCGTCCGGGGCAACTTTTCACAAACCTTGAAGCTACTACAGGGTGCCGAGCTTCAGCACGCCGAGACGGCGGAACTTGATGGGCTGGGTGGCACCGGATACAGTGGGAAACATCTGCAATACGCAAACCATGCAGTTCGTCAAGCACTTGACCTTCTTCGCGAATGTCCAGCTATTACATCAGAGGACTGGGACATCAAGGGACACGACTGGACCATCTTTCGACAGCGTGTGCAACAGACTTATGTCGATTTGGAAGAATTTTCAGAAGGAGAGAGCGCAAGCCGGCACGCTATGTCGCAATCTTTCCAGGCCGCACACTTTGGAATCTCACAAAATCAGGCAAGCTTCCAACTCAGCGTGGCCAGTCGCAAAGCCGAAAGTAAAGTACCTTGGTCCATTTATGAGAACCTTGGGAAAATGTATCAGCTCCTGCTAGGCAATGAACAAGAGATTCTCGAATTATCAGCAGATTGGATTGAAGCGGTAATCGGTCTCGGCGTTTGGTGGAAcggagaggaggaggatcAACCACAAGGCAGTCTTGCAGCCAGTCGTCGTTCCATTATGCGGTCACAACGAGTGCGCCAGGTCGATGTCACTCCGATCAAAGCGTATTGTCAACGACTGTCGGCTTCCTTGGCGGCGGTAATCTCCAATAGTGATGAGGATTTTGGTGTCAATATTGTAGACCGGTTCGAGGTTGGTGTAGCCTGCATTTTCGACGACAACATGGAAGGAGTTCTCCAGATCCTCCAGAGTTGGTCGCTCACCATAGCTACCGCAGTCGCAGAGCTTGCCAGTGTCGGAGAGTGGTTTTCGAACGCAAAAGGCCTGATGGATCAATTCGACCAGAGCGATTTGATGGTTCTGAGCTACACCGAACAGCAAGAACCAAAGGGCGTGACAAAAGACGATTTACTTGTTACCTATGCAAATCTACTAGCGTCCAAGGAGCAATTGGTTGGTCAAGAAGGGCAGGACTCAAAAGAAGGATGGGAGATTGCCGTACAGATTCTAGGAAGACTAGATGACAGTATAGCGGCAAACGAACGCATCGAGCGGATACTCAACGACTTGCCTCTTGAGTCGTCCGCACGAGTCGACAAGATCAGCCAGCTGTGCCATGACCTTGGTCTTGCGCAGCACGCCGTCACAATCGCCCAG AAATACGCCGACCACCTCCGCGTAAATACCGAGAGCTATGGCGAGACACTTCTTTACTATGCCCGCGCTCACGACGCCCAAAAGATCCAAGAGGTGCTCCGTGTACTGGTCGCGCATTGCTTAGTCAAGTCAATAGCCTACCCACCCCTAGATGAACTTGACGAATCTTTGCATTCGCTCATCACCTCACCTAAGCAGACCTTGACAAACCTCGCCAATATGGACCCGGATGCTGCCTCACTTCTGTCCAATCACCTCAGCGGTTACGCGACAATACGCAAGTACTTTGACCTACGAGATGAGGAGGTTCTGCTGAAGGCTGGGGAAAAGTCGGCCCACCGACCAATGGTTCGGAAACGGGCTGCAGCCAATGCGCTCATGGTCATAATTGCGAGTGCCGCATCCAGCATCCGAGGAGGATTGTACGACCCCGAGATAGAAACCGTAGTCCAAGTCGACGTCCTCCTACCTCTCCTCGGCGAAGCCCTCATCTTTGTCAACCAACCCAAACGCACCCTTACCCTCCGCCACCTCTACGACCTCCTCGCCGCAGTCGAAGACTTCGACACCGCCCCCGGTATGATCCGCGCCCAATGCGAAGAAGTCCTCTCCACCACCCTCCTCTCCGCACATGATCCACACTCTTCCCAACAACTACCGAACCCGCACCACCTACTCTCGAAATCCACCTCCAATCTGACAACGGCGTCGAGCCAATATTCGCTGATAGGCTCAACGGACTTTGGCTCCCAGGACGGTCAGAGCATGGAGGGATCGACTGTTTTGGTTAAAGACGGTCATATCGACGATAGCAAGCGCGGTTGGGATTGGCGGAAAGGCTTTCCCAAGGGCGCGAAGAGTGGGGATGTTATTGCGGTTTTGAGACTGGGTGTTGCTAGGGAGATTGGGAGGGCGTTTGCTGAGGGTGAAGTCACTGCTTGA
- a CDS encoding RRP7 multi-domain protein, which translates to MAPSAATKPRKAKPTPKTVADFTILPLTLTALPGLLAHCNDAKHYIYVKPHSPSIPTASDERSLFITNVPMDATESNMRALFQEQLGGSMVERVDFDASVPAQPIHKRWKSSQPAATTEDAEQRGKKRKRNDDAAVIAEGVVEDAESALPQLWNREVRKSGSSAVVVFVDKKSARGALREVQKAVKEGKTVSWKSKGEGLGVERYKTHLTLQHPPPTLLQPSLNAYLTQFNALETLRNKLRKTARSIPDEDGFVAVGYG; encoded by the exons ATGGCACCCTCAGCGGCGACCAAGCCGCGCAAGGCGAAACCGACACCAAAAACCGTCGCAGACTTCACCATTCTTCCCCTCACCCTCACCGCACTCCCCGGCCTCCTCGCGCACTGCAATGATGCAAAACACTACATCTACGTCAAACCGCACTCACCCAGCATACCGACCGCCTCGGACGAGCGCAGCCTCTTCATCACAAACGTACCCATGGACGCAACCGAAAGTAACATGCGCGCGCTCTTCCAGGAACAACTAGGCGGCTCCATGGTCGAGCGCGTGGATTTCGACGCCAGTGTACCCGCACAGCCCATACACAAGCGGTGGAAGAGCTCCCAGCCCGCCGCTACTACAGAAGACGCAGAACAGCGGGGCAAGAAGCGGAAAAGAAACGACGACGCAGCCGTCATCGCCGAGGGTGTAGTCGAAGACGCAGAGTCAGCGCTTCCCCAGCTGTGGAACCGCGAGGTGAGGAAAAGCGGGAGTTCAGCCGTTGTCGTCTTCGTAGATAAGAAGAGTGCAAGGGGAGCGTTGAGGGAAGTACAAAAAGCTGTCAAGGAAGGCAAGACCGTGAGCTGGAAGAGTAAAGGAGAAGGATTAGGCGTTGAAC GTTACAAAACCCACCTCACCCTCCAACACCCACCCCCAACCCTCCTCCAACCCTCCCTAAACGCCTACCTAACCCAATTCAACGCCCTCGAGACGCTCCGCAATAAACTCCGCAAAACAGCCCGCTCCATCCCCGACGAAGATGGCTTCGTCGCCGTT GGCTACGGATGA